From Coffea arabica cultivar ET-39 chromosome 10e, Coffea Arabica ET-39 HiFi, whole genome shotgun sequence, one genomic window encodes:
- the LOC113712871 gene encoding acetyl-CoA carboxylase 1 isoform X2: MAEITHVDAVWPGWGHASESPELPDALGAKGIIFLGPPATSMGALGDKIGSSLIAQAAEVPTLPWSGSHVKIPPESCLVSIPEDIYSEACVYTTEEAIASCQVVGYPAMIKASWGGGGKGIRKVHNDDEVKALFKQVQGEVPGSPIFIMKVASQSRHLEVQLLCDQYGNVAALHSRDCSVQRRHQKIIEEGPITVAPLETVKKLEQAARRLAKCVNYIGAATVEYLYSMETGEYYFLELNPRLQVEHPVTEWIAEVNLPAAQVAVGMGIPLWQIPEIRRFYGMEHGAGYDAWRRTSVVATPFDFDQAVSTRPKGHCIAVRVTSEDPDDGFKPTSGKVQELSFKSKPNVWAYFSVKSGGGIHEFSDSQFGHVFAFGESRALAIANMVLGLKEIQIRGEIRTNVDYTVDLLHASDYRENRIHTGWLDSRIAMRVRAERPPWYLSVVGGALYKASASSAAVVSEYIGYLEKGQIPPKHISLVNSQVSLNIEGSKYMISMVRGGPGSYKLRMNESEIEAEIHTLRDGGLLMQLDGNSHVIYAEEEAAGTRLLIDGRTCLLQNDHDPSKLVAETPCKLLRYLVADGSRVDADTPYAEVEVMKMCMPLLSPASGIIHFKMSDGQAMQAGELIARLDLDDPSAVRKAEPFHGSFPVLGPPTAISGKVHQRCAASLNAARMILAGYEHNFGEVVQNLLSCLDNPELPFLQWQECFAVLANRLPKELRHELEAKYKEHEGISNLQNVDFPAKILRSVIEAHQMSCPDKEKGAQDRLVEPLLILVKSYEGGRESHARVIVQSLFEEYLSVEELFSDNIQADVIERLRLQHKKDLLKVVDIVLSHQGIKSKNKLILRLMEQLVYPNPAAYRDKLIRFSTLNHTNYSELALKASQLLEQTKLSELRSNIARSLSELEMFTEDGENMDTPKRKSAINERMEALVSAPLAVEDALVGLFDHSDHTLQRRVVETYVRRLYQPYLVKGSVRMQWHRSGLIASWEFLEEHIERKNWYQDQTLEKPLLEKHSDRKWGAMVIIKSFQLLPTILTAALRETTHSPQTTTSKGSILPASHGNMMHIALVGINNQMSMLQDSGDEDQAQERINKLAKKLREQEVSFSLRSAGVGVISCIIQRDEGRGPMRHSFHWSAEKQYYEEEPLLRHLEPPLSTYLELDKLKGYDKIQYTPSRDRQWHLYTVVDKPVPVQRMYLRTLVRQPTSSDSLTVYQGLDKERSQSLWAISFTSRSILRSLVSAMEELELHVHNTTVKSDHAHMYLYILQEQQIDDLLPYDKRVDINDGCEEAIVEKILQELAREINTSIGVRMHRLGVCQWEVKLWISSEGEANGAWRVVVANVTGHTCIVHVYREVEDPTEHKVVYHTITERGPLHGVPVNASYQPLGVLDRKRLLARKSNTTYCYDFPLAFKAALEMAWSCQHLGHKRPEDKVILEVTELIFANTGGNWGTPLVSVERQPGLNDVGMVAWSMKMSTPEFPSGRTILVIANDVTFKNGSFGPREDAFFQAVTEVACSLKLPLIYLAANSGARIGVAEEVKSCFRVGWSDESIPERGFQYVYLTPEDYARIGSSVIAHETKMTNGESRWVIDSIVGKEDGLGVENLSGSGAIASAYSRAYKETFTLTYVTGRTVGIGAYLARLGMRCIQRLDQPIILTGFSALNKLLGREVYSSHMQLGGPKIMATNGVVHLTVSDDLEGVSAVLKWLSFIPPYSGGPLPLLPPLDPPERPVEYLPDNSCDPRAAICGASDGSGNWLGGIFDRDSFVETLEGWARTVVTGRAKLGGIPVGIVAVETQTMMQVIPADPGQLDSHERIVPQAGQVWFPDSATKTAQALIDFNREELPLFILANWRGFSGGQRDLFEGILQAGSNIVENLRTYKQPVFIYIPMMGELRGGAWVVVDSKINPDHIEMYAERTAKGNVLEPEGLIEIKFRTKELLECMGRLDQQLIGLKAKLQEVKSTEAVDGLQQQIKAREKQLLPVYTQIATKFAELHDTSFRMAAKGVVRKVVDWADSRFFFYRRLYRRVVEDSLIRTVRDAAGDLLTYNSAMDMVKKWFMDSEFSGGKPDAWTNDEAFFSWKDDFTNYEEKLQELRVQKVLLQLTKIGDSALDLRALPQGLFALLQKVEPSAREQLVGELRAVFDRSSNS, from the exons ATGGCAGAGATTACACATGTAGATGCAGTTTGGCCTGGATGGGGTCATGCATCTGAGAGTCCCGAACTGCCAGATGCTTTGGGTGCAAAAGGCATAATATTCCTTGGGCCTCCTGCCACATCTATGGGTGCTTTGGGAGATAAAATTGGTTCATCACTGATTGCACAAGCTGCTGAAGTACCTACCCTTCCATGGAGTGGTTCTCAT GTGAAAATTCCTCCAGAAAGCTGCTTGGTTTCTATTCCCGAAGATATATATAGTGAAGCTTGTGTTTACACCACAGAAGAAGCAATTGCTAGTTGTCAAGTTGTGGGATACCCTGCAATGATTAAGGCATCTTGGGGTGGTGGTGGTAAAGGCATTAGAAAG gTCCATAATGATGATGAAGTTAAGGCACTGTTCAAGCAAGTACAGGGTGAAGTTCCAGGATCCCCAATATTTATTATGAAGGTTGCTTCCCAG AGCCGGCATTTAGAGGTCCAATTGCTCTGTGATCAGTATGGCAATGTTGCAGCTCTTCACAGCCGTGATTGTAGTGTTCAAAGGAGACACCAGAAG ATTATTGAGGAAGGCCCAATAACTGTAGCTCCTTTAGAGACTGTGAAAAAACTTGAGCAGGCTGCTAGAAGATTAGCCAAATGTGTTAATTATATAGGAGCAGCAACTGTTGAGTATCTCTACAGTATGGAAACTGGGGAGTACTACTTCTTGGAGCTCAATCCACGGTTACAG GTGGAGCACCCTGTGACTGAGTGGATAGCTGAAGTAAATCTTCCTGCAGCTCAAGTCGCTGTTGGGATGGGTATTCCTCTATGGCAAATTCCAG AAATAAGGCGTTTCTATGGGATGGAGCATGGTGCTGGATACGATGCTTGGAGGAGAACATCAGTTGTTGCTACTCCATTTGATTTTGACCAGGCAGTGTCTACAAGGCCGAAAGGTCATTGTATTGCTGTTCGTGTCACAAGTGAGGATCCTGATGATGGTTTTAAGCCTACCAGTGGGAAAGTACAG GAGTTGAGTTTTAAAAGCAAACCAAACGTGTGGGCATACTTTTCTGTCAAG TCTGGAGGAGGTATCCATGAATTTTCTGATTCTCAATTTG GACATGTTTTTGCATTTGGAGAGTCAAGAGCCCTGGCTATTGCAAACATGGTTCTTGGGTTGAAGGAAATACAAATTCGAGGAGAGATTCGTACAAATGTCGATTATACAGTTGATCTATTACAT GCTTCAGATTATAGAGAGAATAGAATCCACACTGGCTGGTTGGACAGTAGAATCGCAATGAGGGTTAGAGCAGAAAGGCCACCTTGGTATCTGTCTGTGGTTGGAGGTGCTCTTTAT AAAGCTTCTGCTAGTAGTGCAGCTGTGGTTTCAGAATATATTGGTTATCTTGAAAAAGGACAAATTCCTCCAAAG CATATTTCACTTGTCAACTCCCAAGTTTCATTGAACATTGAAGGAAGCAAGTACATG ATAAGTATGGTTAGAGGTGGACCAGGAAGTTACAAATTGAGGATGAATGAATCAGAGATTGAAGCAGAAATACATACTTTGCGGGACGGAGGTTTATTAATGCAG CTGGATGGGAACAGTCATGTTATATATGCGGAGGAGGAAGCAGCTGGGACTCGCCTTCTAATTGATGGGAGGACTTGCTTGCTTCAG AATGATCATGATCCATCAAAGTTGGTAGCAGAGACACCATGCAAGTTGCTAAGGTATTTGGTTGCTGATGGCAGCCGTGTTGATGCTGACACGCCTTATGCAGAGGTTGAGGTCATGAAGATGTGTATGCCCCTTCTCTCACCTGCCTCTGGAATTATCCATTTCAAGATGTCGGATGGTCAAGCTATGCAG GCTGGTGAACTCATAGCAAGACTTGACCTGGATGATCCTTCTGCTGTAAGAAAAGCAGAGCCCTTCCATGGGAGTTTCCCAGTTCTTGGACCACCAACTGCTATCTCGGGAAAAGTTCATCAAAGGTGTGCTGCAAGTTTGAATGCAGCTCGGATGATTCTTGCAGGATACGAGCATAACTTCGGTGAA GTGGTTCAGAACTTGTTAAGCTGCCTGGACAATCCTGAGTTGCCTTTCCTTCAATGGCAAGAATGCTTTGCTGTTCTGGCAAATCGACTTCCCAAGGAGCTTAGACATGAA TTGGAAGCAAAATACAAGGAGCATGAAGGTATCTCGAACTTGCAGAATGTTGACTTTCCTGCAAAAATTCTCCGAAGTGTAATTGAG GCCCACCAAATGTCCTGCCCTGACAAAGAGAAAGGAGCTCAGGATAGACTAGTTGAACCATTACTCATTCTTGTCAAATCTTATGAAGGTGGAAGAGAAAGTCATGCCCGTGTTATAGTTCAATCTCTGTTTGAAGAATATTTATCTGTTGAAGAACTATTTAGTGACAACATCCAG GCTGATGTAATTGAGCGGCTTCGCCTTCAGCATAAGAAAGATCTGTTGAAGGTTGTGGACATTGTTCTTTCTCATCAG GGTATCAAGAGCAAGAACAAGTTGATATTGCGTCTCATGGAACAACTTGTATATCCAAATCCTGCTGCATACAGGGATAAACTAATTCGTTTCTCAACGCTCAATCATACCAATTACTCTGAG TTAGCTTTAAAGGCAAGTCAATTGCTTGAGCAAACAAAGTTGAGTGAACTTCGCTCTAACATTGCCAGAAGTCTTTCTGAGTTAGAAATGTTTACTGAAGATGGTGAAAACATGGATACTCCAAAGAGAAAAAGTGCCATAAATGAAAGAATGGAGGCACTTGTAAGTGCTCCTTTAGCAGTTGAAGATGCTCTAGTTGGTCTTTTTGATCATAGTGATCACACGCTTCAGAGGAGGGTTGTAGAAACTTATGTTCGTAGGTTGTACCAG CCCTATCTTGTAAAAGGTAGTGTTAGAATGCAGTGGCACAGATCTGGACTTATTGCTTCATGGGAGTTCCTGGAAGAGCATATAGAGAGGAAGAACTGGTATCAAGATCAGACACTAGAGAAACCATTACTTGAGAAACATAGCGATAGGAAATGGGGAGCCATGGTTATCATCAAGTCTTTCCAGTTACTGCCAACAATTTTAACTGCTGCACTAAGGGAAACAACACACAGTCCGCAGACAACAACATCCAAGGGATCTATTCTACCAGCTAGCCATGGTAACATGATGCACATTGCATTGGTGGGCATTAACAACCAGATGAGTATGCTTCAGGACAG TGGTGATGAAGATCAGGCTCAAGAAAGAATAAACAAGTTGGCAAAAAAATTAAGAGAACAAGAAGTAAGCTTTAGTCTGAGAAGCGCAGGTGTAGGCGTAATCAGCTGTATCATACAAAGAGATGAAGGTCGGGGCCCAATGAGGCACTCTTTTCACTGGTCAGCAGAAAAACAGTATTATGAAGAAGAACCTCTATTGCGCCACCTGGAGCCTCCTCTATCCACATACCTTGAACTG GACAAACTTAAGGGTTATGACAAAATACAATATACACCATCCCGTGACCGTCAGTGGCATCTGTACACAGTTGTGGATAAGCCTGTTCCAGTTCAGAGAATGTATCTCAGAACTCTTGTCAGGCAACCTACATCAAGTGATAGTTTAACAGTTTATCAAGGATTAGACAAGGAAAGGAGTCAATCTCTGTGGGCTATATCGTTTACGTCAAGGAGCATTTTGCGGTCACTGGTGTCTGCAATGGAGGAACTTGAACTGCATGTCCATAATACTACTGTCAAATCTGACCATGCTCATATGTATCTTTATATTTTACAGGAGCAACAAATAGATGATCTGTTACCCTACGACAA GAGGGTGGACATTAACGATGGGTGTGAGGAAGCTATAGTTGAGAAAATCTTGCAAGAGCTGGCACGTGAGATTAATACATCTATTGGTGTGAGAATGCATCGTTTAGGTGTTTGTCAGTGGGAGGTGAAGCTTTGGATATCATCTGAAGGAGAAGCAAATGGTGCTTGGAGGGTGGTTGTTGCAAATGTGACAGGACACACTTGTATTGTGCAT GTATACCGCGAAGTGGAAGACCCTACTGAACACAAAGTTGTCTACCATACAATAACTGAGAGGGGCCCTTTGCACGGTGTCCCTGTTAATGCATCATATCAGCCTTTGGGGGTATTGGATCGGAAACGCCTTTTAGCCAGGAAAAGCAACACCACTTACTGCTATGATTTCCCGCTG GCATTTAAAGCTGCCTTGGAGATGGCTTGGTCATGCCAACATTTAGGGCATAAAAGGCCTGAGGATAAAGTTATCCTCGAAGTGACAGAGTTAATTTTTGCTAACACTGGAGGTAATTGGGGTACTCCTCTTGTTTCTGTGGAGCGGCAGCCTGGGCTCAATGATGTTGGCATGGTAGCCTGGAGCATGAAAATGTCTACACCTGAGTTTCCTTCTGGACGGACAATTCTTGTTATAGCAAATGATGTGACCTTTAAAAATGGATCCTTTGGCCCGAGGGAGGATGCATTTTTCCAAGCAGTGACTGAGGTCGCCTGCAGTCTAAAACTGCCTTTAATATACTTGGCGGCCAATTCTGGTGCTCGTATTGGTGTCGCTGAAGAAGTAAAATCTTGCTTCAGAGTGGGGTGGTCTGATGAATCAATCCCTGAGCGCGGCTTCCAGTATGTATATTTAACTCCTGAAGATTATGCTCGGATCGGATCATCTGTAATAGCACACGAAACAAAAATGACAAATGGAGAATCACGGTGGGTAATAGATTCCATTGTGGGGAAAGAGGATGGTTTAGGGGTTGAGAACTTAAGCGGCAGTGGAGCCATTGCCAGTGCATACTCACGAGCATACAAGGAAACCTTCACCCTAACATATGTGACAGGCAGAACAGTGGGCATAGGTGCTTATCTTGCTCGGCTAGGTATGCGGTGCATACAAAGGCTTGATCAACCTATTATCCTGACTGGTTTTTCGGCATTAAATAAGCTTCTGGGTCGGGAGGTATATAGCTCCCACATGCAACTTGGTGGACCAAAAATTATGGCAACCAATGGAGTAGTTCATCTGACAGTTTCAGATGATCTTGAAGGGGTATCAGCTGTTTTAAAATGGTTGAGTTTCATTCCTCCTTACTCAGGGGGTCCACTTCCACTGTTGCCCCCCTTGGATCCTCCAGAGAGACCTGTTGAATATCTGCCAGACAATTCATGCGATCCACGTGCTGCTATATGTGGTGCTTCAGATGGCAGTGGAAACTGGTTGGGGGGGATATTCGACAGGGACAGCTTTGTCGAAACATTGGAAGGCTGGGCAAGAACTGTTGTTACTGGAAGGGCAAAGCTTGGAGGAATCCCCGTAGGAATAGTTGCTGTTGAGACTCAAACGATGATGCAAGTCATCCCTGCAGATCCTGGGCAGCTCGATTCCCATGAAAGGATTGTCCCTCAAGCAGGCCAAGTATGGTTTCCTGATTCTGCCACAAAAACAGCTCAAGCATTAATTGATTTCAACAGGGAAGAGCTGCCACTTTTCATTCTTGCAAACTGGAGAGGCTTTTCAGGTGGACAGAGGGACCTTTTTGAAGGCATCCTTCAAGCTGGGTCGAATATTGTCGAGAACCTTAGAACATATAAACAACCTGTTTTCATATACATACCTATGATGGGTGAGCTCCGTGGTGGAGCATGGGTTGTTGTGGATAGTAAGATCAACCCTGACCATATCGAGATGTATGCAGAACGAACTGCTAAGGGAAATGTTCTTGAGCCAGAAGGTCTAATTGAGATTAAGTTCCGGACAAAAGAGCTGCTGGAATGCATGGGTAGGCTTGATCAGCAGCTGATTGGTTTAAAAGCAAAACTTCAGGAGGTGAAGAGCACAGAAGCTGTAGATGGCCTGCAGCAACAGATAAAGGCTCGAGAAAAACAGCTTTTGCCAGTTTACACACAGATTGCTACAAAATTTGCAGAACTGCATGATACGTCATTTAGAATGGCTGCGAAAGGGGTAGTCAGAAAAGTTGTAGATTGGGCAGATTCCCGTTTTTTCTTCTATAGAAGATTGTACCGGAGAGTTGTTGAGGACTCACTGATAAGGACAGTAAGAGATGCTGCAGGCGACCTGCTGACTTACAACTCTGCAATGGATATGGTAAAGAAGTGGTTTATGGATTCTGAGTTTTCAGGAGGTAAACCAGATGCTTGGACGAATGATGAGGCTTTCTTCTCATGGAAGGATGATTTCACCAATTACGAAGAAAAGTTGCAGGAGTTGCGTGTGCAGAAAGTGCTGCTTCAATTAACAAAGATCGGTGATTCAGCACTGGATTTGCGTGCTCTACCTCAAGGTCTTTTTGCCCTGCTACAGAAG GTAGAGCCATCCGCTAGAGAACAATTGGTTGGCGAACTACGAGCAGTGTTTGATCGATCAAGCAATTCATAA